Proteins found in one Paenibacillus borealis genomic segment:
- a CDS encoding WIAG-tail domain, translated as MKSSKRNQHRSSKKPLYYVDDPNKTELSMLKSSPKIQEVKESAAVEAVDTVDRTLQVSGVEVLEVPEQIQQQTLLDQEAVHETVVEEQQEEEQQYEDGDFLIEPEVIVPVEKERLQPVYTDDLSDAAVTGAKIAPRTIDGSKLKFGIIGTPWLQDYAVQNINIADKAVTSSKIAPESIAGEHLAEGSVSGGKLLDHSIGGEKLKNGSIGPEKLADRIIGGGQIADGAISSRHLSEFIITAELLDDGAVTGEKILSSSIVSRHIGNGSIDRSKLADEAISGDKIADGEISGVKLGDAVIEGRHVGEGVITSKHLAPGAIGREQLATRLIGKEQLQAGIIDGGHLADAAVGSRQIKEKAVRSQHLSPESVNAEHIADGEIGSRHLADRSISFVKLAEGAVGTTQLIEQAVTSSKIADQSILPHKLADEAVTTRHIAKSAVRGPQIALQAITSAHLQREAVDNSHLAMESVGSAQLQQHSVLAGHLAPGAVTEEQLAYDSVTGEHLSPQSVSSTKLADGSVISAKLATGAVGGNALAREAVSGEHIAICAVEEKHLADGSISSRALQEESVDAEHLAPGAVERRHLGDNSVTSAALQSGSVSGDKLASGAVKEAHLAASIVQPHHLADHAVTSLKLSPESVSTDKLGDLSVTSIKLADGSVSASKLAALAVQSEHISAGAVGPDSISDTSVQGRHLAPGSVGGAHIRPMSIGNGHIIPSSVSSIQIQDGSIGAAKLAEGAVASRHLAAGSVAGSHLAESSVEGQHIAEGSISLTHLAAEVRSGELLPDGSISGEKLAPGAVESVHLAPDSVQTIHLTPEAVEGQHIRAGEITLAHLAQEARSADLLPDGSIVGSKLGAGAVGAFHLAAGSVYGGHLAAGAVDSRHIRPGSIQLAHLSQDTLTSDLLPDGSISSEKLAAGAVSSLNLQQESIYGEHLVDGILQERHLHSGLIKLEHLADETRSAELLPDGSIGGSKLAAGAVGSFHLAAGSIYGGHLAPDAVDSRHIRTGSIQLAHLASETLSSELLPDGSIDGSKLATGAVDSQHLQLESIHGEHLADESLEERHLGYGIIKLEHLADEVRSAELLPDGSIDESKLAAEAVGPQHLKPQSVHGEHVADRSLRGQHLASGSIQLEHLAQEVRSAELLPDGSIRGSKLAPGAVGSVHLASGSVYGGHLAPEAVDSCHLRAGSIQREHLAEDTLTSELLADGSIGGNKLAEGAVGSSHLAPGSVFGGHLAPGAVDGSHIRSGSISLDHLAEDTLTSELLPDGSITGSKLAEGAVGAQHLQEQSIQSEHLTDGALEERHLSSGIVTKLEYLAAEMRNAGQLADGSITGSKLAEGAVGAQHLQERSIQSGHLTDGALEERHLSSGIVTKLEHLAAETRNAGQLADGSITGSKLAEGAVGAQHLQERSIQSGHLTDGALEERHLSSGIVTKLEHLAAETRNAGQLADGSITGSKLAAGAVGSYNLAPGSVFGGHLALGAVDGRHIRPGSISLGHLAEDTLNSELLADGSITGSKLAASAVGSPHLADGVLEERHLSSGIVKRLEHLAAETRSAGQLADGSITGSKLAAGAVGAQHLQEQSIQGVHLADGALEERHLSSGIVTKLEQLTAETRNAGQLTDGSVTGEKLAPGSIGTNHLTEGAVGNAELQDEAVDGSKITSFAIQSRHLEEDSVQSYHIAQGVVTGDHLAPGSVNAEHLSFSPVQSAGNREVLQQFGMTAFMFNGDAQSVEVTVSFDESFGHTGYVLVAMTNQPYFHASLKNRSGGDATIEVVRLRETPHFYGVLSWIALGSPLVKPAADHRVFD; from the coding sequence GTGAAGAGTTCCAAAAGAAATCAGCATCGCAGTTCAAAAAAGCCGCTCTATTATGTAGATGATCCCAATAAGACTGAACTTAGCATGTTGAAAAGCAGTCCCAAAATACAAGAAGTGAAAGAATCTGCCGCCGTAGAAGCGGTGGATACAGTGGACCGGACGCTGCAGGTCAGCGGGGTAGAGGTCCTGGAAGTGCCAGAGCAGATCCAGCAGCAGACTTTGCTTGATCAGGAGGCTGTGCACGAAACGGTAGTGGAAGAGCAACAGGAAGAGGAACAGCAGTATGAAGACGGGGATTTTTTGATTGAGCCGGAAGTCATTGTACCGGTGGAAAAAGAGCGCCTGCAGCCCGTATATACCGATGATCTGTCCGATGCAGCAGTTACAGGTGCCAAGATTGCTCCGCGCACGATTGACGGGTCCAAGCTGAAGTTCGGCATCATTGGTACGCCATGGCTGCAGGACTATGCAGTGCAGAACATCAACATTGCAGACAAAGCGGTCACTTCCTCTAAGATCGCCCCGGAATCTATTGCCGGCGAGCATCTGGCGGAAGGCAGTGTCAGCGGAGGGAAGCTGCTGGATCATTCCATTGGCGGAGAAAAGCTGAAGAACGGCAGCATTGGTCCTGAGAAGCTGGCGGACCGGATTATTGGCGGAGGGCAGATTGCCGACGGAGCGATCAGCAGCCGGCATCTCAGTGAGTTCATCATCACGGCGGAGCTGCTGGATGACGGTGCGGTGACCGGCGAGAAAATTCTCAGCAGCAGTATTGTCAGCCGCCATATCGGCAACGGCAGCATTGACCGCTCGAAATTGGCAGATGAAGCCATATCCGGTGACAAAATCGCCGATGGAGAGATCAGCGGCGTCAAGCTGGGCGACGCGGTGATTGAAGGCCGCCACGTAGGGGAAGGCGTCATTACATCGAAGCATCTGGCTCCTGGCGCAATTGGACGGGAACAGCTCGCCACCCGGCTGATCGGGAAAGAGCAGCTTCAGGCGGGCATCATTGACGGCGGGCATCTCGCGGACGCAGCAGTTGGATCAAGGCAGATCAAGGAGAAGGCTGTCCGCAGCCAGCACTTAAGCCCGGAGAGCGTAAATGCGGAGCATATTGCTGACGGGGAAATTGGCAGCCGGCATCTGGCGGACCGCAGTATTTCATTCGTGAAGCTGGCAGAGGGTGCAGTGGGTACAACACAGCTGATCGAGCAGGCGGTAACTTCTTCTAAGATTGCGGACCAGAGCATCCTGCCGCATAAGCTGGCTGATGAAGCGGTAACTACACGCCATATCGCCAAATCCGCAGTACGCGGACCGCAGATTGCCCTGCAGGCCATCACCTCGGCTCATTTGCAGCGCGAAGCCGTAGACAATTCCCACCTGGCAATGGAATCCGTCGGATCTGCCCAGCTCCAGCAGCATTCGGTTCTTGCAGGACATTTGGCTCCCGGAGCGGTAACGGAAGAGCAGCTGGCGTATGACTCCGTTACGGGAGAACATCTTAGTCCCCAGAGTGTCAGCTCAACCAAGCTGGCTGACGGGAGTGTCATTTCCGCCAAGCTGGCCACCGGTGCGGTTGGGGGAAATGCCCTGGCCAGAGAAGCGGTCAGCGGAGAACATATCGCCATCTGTGCCGTCGAAGAGAAGCATCTGGCTGACGGCAGCATCAGCAGCCGTGCCCTGCAGGAAGAATCGGTCGATGCTGAACATCTTGCACCGGGGGCTGTAGAACGCCGGCATCTCGGGGATAACAGTGTAACGTCAGCCGCGCTGCAGTCCGGTTCCGTATCGGGAGATAAGCTGGCTTCCGGCGCAGTGAAGGAGGCGCATCTTGCTGCTAGTATTGTACAGCCGCATCACTTGGCTGACCATGCTGTAACTTCATTGAAATTATCGCCGGAGAGTGTCTCGACAGACAAACTTGGCGATTTGTCCGTCACCTCCATCAAGCTGGCTGACGGCAGTGTGAGTGCCTCCAAGCTTGCGGCATTAGCTGTGCAGAGTGAACACATATCAGCAGGTGCGGTCGGACCGGATTCCATCAGCGATACATCGGTACAGGGCAGACATCTTGCGCCGGGGAGTGTGGGCGGCGCGCATATCCGTCCTATGTCAATCGGTAACGGACATATCATTCCTAGCTCTGTATCCTCCATCCAGATTCAGGATGGCAGCATCGGTGCCGCCAAGCTGGCGGAGGGTGCTGTAGCCTCCCGCCATCTCGCAGCCGGAAGTGTAGCGGGCAGCCACTTGGCTGAATCCTCGGTAGAAGGACAGCATATAGCCGAAGGCAGCATCAGCCTGACTCATCTGGCGGCAGAAGTCCGCAGCGGCGAGCTTCTGCCGGACGGCAGCATCAGCGGGGAGAAGCTGGCCCCGGGGGCTGTGGAATCCGTCCATCTGGCTCCGGACAGTGTGCAGACTATTCATTTGACGCCGGAAGCCGTAGAGGGGCAGCATATCCGTGCAGGTGAGATCACGCTGGCGCATCTGGCGCAAGAAGCGCGCAGTGCAGATCTTCTGCCGGATGGCAGCATCGTAGGAAGCAAGCTGGGAGCAGGCGCTGTAGGTGCCTTCCATCTGGCGGCAGGCAGTGTGTATGGCGGCCATCTGGCTGCGGGTGCAGTAGACAGCCGGCATATCCGTCCCGGCAGCATTCAACTGGCACATCTGTCCCAGGATACACTGACCTCAGATCTTCTGCCGGATGGCAGTATTAGCAGCGAGAAGCTGGCCGCAGGTGCGGTAAGTTCGCTGAATCTGCAGCAAGAGAGCATCTATGGCGAGCATCTGGTTGACGGCATATTGCAGGAACGGCATTTGCATTCCGGCCTGATCAAGCTTGAGCATCTGGCCGATGAAACCCGGAGCGCGGAGCTGCTGCCTGACGGCAGTATTGGCGGAAGTAAGCTGGCGGCAGGTGCGGTGGGCTCGTTCCATCTGGCTGCGGGCAGCATCTATGGCGGTCATCTGGCTCCAGATGCAGTGGACAGCCGCCATATCCGCACCGGCAGCATCCAGCTCGCACATCTCGCTTCCGAGACGCTGAGCTCTGAACTGCTGCCGGATGGCAGTATTGACGGAAGCAAGCTGGCCACAGGAGCTGTAGATTCACAGCATCTGCAACTGGAGAGCATCCATGGAGAGCATCTTGCGGATGAATCGCTTGAAGAGCGGCATTTAGGATATGGCATCATTAAGCTGGAGCATCTGGCAGATGAAGTCCGCAGCGCGGAGCTGCTGCCGGACGGCAGTATTGACGAGAGCAAGCTGGCGGCAGAGGCGGTGGGGCCGCAGCATCTGAAGCCGCAGAGCGTCCACGGAGAGCATGTCGCGGATAGGTCGCTGAGGGGGCAGCATCTGGCCTCCGGCAGCATCCAGCTGGAACATCTGGCGCAGGAAGTCCGCAGCGCTGAGCTGCTGCCTGACGGCAGCATCAGAGGAAGCAAGCTGGCGCCAGGCGCAGTGGGCTCTGTTCATCTGGCTTCCGGCAGCGTCTATGGCGGTCATCTGGCGCCGGAAGCAGTCGACAGCTGCCATCTGCGCGCAGGCAGCATCCAGCGTGAGCATCTGGCTGAAGATACGCTGACTTCAGAGCTGCTGGCAGATGGCAGTATCGGAGGCAATAAGCTGGCGGAAGGTGCAGTAGGTTCCTCTCATCTGGCTCCGGGCAGCGTATTCGGAGGCCACTTGGCCCCGGGTGCGGTAGACGGCAGCCATATCCGCTCCGGCAGCATCAGTCTGGACCATCTGGCAGAGGATACGCTGACTTCCGAGCTGCTGCCGGACGGCAGCATCACCGGAAGCAAGCTGGCGGAAGGTGCAGTAGGTGCCCAGCATCTGCAGGAGCAGAGCATTCAGAGCGAACATCTGACAGACGGCGCGCTGGAAGAGCGTCATTTGAGCAGCGGTATTGTGACGAAGCTGGAGTATCTTGCAGCGGAGATGCGCAATGCAGGACAGCTGGCAGACGGCAGCATCACCGGAAGCAAGCTGGCAGAGGGTGCAGTAGGTGCTCAGCATCTGCAGGAGCGGAGCATCCAGAGCGGACATCTGACAGACGGTGCGCTGGAAGAGCGTCATTTGAGCAGCGGTATTGTGACGAAGCTGGAGCATCTTGCAGCGGAAACGCGCAATGCAGGACAGCTGGCAGACGGCAGCATCACCGGAAGCAAGCTGGCAGAAGGTGCAGTAGGTGCTCAGCATCTGCAGGAGCGGAGCATCCAGAGCGGACATCTGACAGACGGTGCGCTGGAAGAGCGTCATTTGAGCAGCGGTATCGTGACGAAGCTGGAGCATCTCGCAGCGGAAACGCGCAATGCAGGACAGCTGGCAGACGGCAGCATCACCGGAAGCAAGCTGGCGGCCGGTGCAGTAGGTTCCTATAATCTGGCTCCGGGCAGCGTATTCGGGGGCCATTTGGCCCTGGGCGCGGTAGACGGCCGCCATATCCGCCCCGGCAGCATCAGTCTCGGCCATCTGGCTGAGGATACACTGAACTCCGAGCTGCTGGCAGACGGCAGCATTACCGGAAGCAAGCTGGCGGCAAGCGCAGTAGGTTCTCCGCATCTGGCAGACGGCGTGCTGGAAGAGCGTCATTTGAGCAGCGGCATTGTGAAGAGGCTGGAGCATCTTGCGGCGGAAACGCGCAGTGCGGGGCAGCTGGCAGACGGCAGCATTACCGGAAGCAAGCTGGCGGCAGGCGCAGTAGGTGCTCAGCATCTGCAAGAGCAGAGCATCCAAGGCGTGCATCTGGCAGACGGAGCACTGGAAGAGCGTCATTTGAGTAGCGGTATTGTGACGAAGCTTGAGCAGCTCACGGCGGAAACGCGTAATGCAGGGCAGCTGACGGACGGTAGCGTTACTGGTGAGAAGCTTGCTCCGGGCAGTATCGGGACCAACCATCTGACTGAAGGTGCGGTAGGGAATGCAGAGCTTCAGGACGAAGCGGTGGATGGCTCCAAAATCACTTCATTTGCTATTCAATCCCGTCATCTGGAAGAAGACAGTGTGCAGAGCTATCATATTGCTCAAGGTGTGGTGACCGGAGATCATCTGGCGCCCGGATCAGTGAATGCCGAGCATCTGTCGTTCAGTCCGGTACAGAGTGCCGGGAACCGGGAGGTCCTGCAGCAGTTCGGGATGACGGCCTTCATGTTTAATGGAGACGCACAGAGTGTTGAGGTAACTGTATCTTTTGATGAAAGCTTCGGCCATACCGGCTATGTGCTTGTCGCCATGACCAACCAGCCGTATTTCCACGCTTCGCTGAAGAACAGATCTGGCGGGGACGCGACGATTGAAGTAGTGCGCCTGCGCGAAACTCCTCATTTCTATGGAGTGCTGTCCTGGATCGCCCTCGGTTCGCCTTTGGTGAAGCCGGCTGCAGATCATCGTGTGTTTGATTAG
- a CDS encoding DsbA family protein, whose protein sequence is MSNHVNKRNKNSKMSKTMLMASGIFVIILIGLILIIVIDHTSGKSYSVEEMPNYTQIKGEYQAEGLKYEKQPHLGDSQAKVKVVEFADFKCPACKKWKEANMQRFISEFVDSGKVELFFINYAFIDRDSILAASAGEAIAKQDNDKFWEFYDVLYGHQGDESKIWATESFLLDLVKENINGIDYSLFEKDLKEHTYMLDVKEDYKTAGHYGVNGTPQFMVNGKLLPDSSYEGLANAINEQLEATASSPQ, encoded by the coding sequence TTGTCAAATCATGTGAACAAACGGAACAAAAATTCAAAGATGAGCAAAACAATGCTTATGGCTTCCGGTATTTTTGTAATTATTTTGATTGGATTAATATTGATTATCGTCATAGATCATACATCAGGGAAGTCGTATTCAGTGGAGGAAATGCCTAATTACACTCAGATTAAGGGCGAATATCAAGCTGAAGGGTTAAAGTATGAAAAACAGCCTCATCTTGGCGATTCCCAGGCAAAAGTAAAGGTTGTAGAATTTGCCGATTTTAAATGCCCAGCCTGCAAGAAATGGAAAGAAGCGAACATGCAGCGCTTCATAAGTGAGTTTGTAGATTCAGGAAAGGTTGAGCTTTTCTTCATCAACTATGCCTTCATAGACCGGGACTCCATCCTTGCCGCGAGTGCAGGGGAAGCTATCGCCAAACAGGATAACGACAAGTTCTGGGAGTTCTATGATGTACTGTACGGACACCAAGGCGATGAAAGTAAAATTTGGGCCACAGAGTCTTTCCTGCTAGACTTGGTGAAGGAAAACATAAACGGCATCGATTACAGTTTGTTCGAGAAAGATTTGAAGGAACATACCTATATGCTGGATGTGAAAGAGGATTACAAAACAGCCGGTCATTATGGGGTTAATGGTACACCGCAATTTATGGTGAACGGAAAGCTGTTGCCGGATTCCTCTTATGAAGGATTGGCTAATGCCATTAACGAACAACTGGAAGCCACAGCCTCTTCGCCGCAATAA
- a CDS encoding YheC/YheD family protein, which translates to MGQKLVGILLNAAVHGGVPRLKTGQESLANYEEAAAAYGLTPCFLKLSGIDTKSGFSRAYIKGPHGYRSQIIPTPEVIHNRAIYDPGSSGVQRLLRQGIQVYNICNRYGKDQIHGLLEQNQELQTFLPVTSAGMSGLKEMMDSYPDLILKPCRGSVGNGVMRLTRISGAGQWKWSYSPSGSRRWYSVPVNQGAIPRALRARLSSVPYLVQERIPLAEINGRPFDLRITVQRGWGGDWQVTGMFAKLAAPGGFVSNIARGGEALNSSFALEKAFPGEAAARIRMSVLSLSLAIARELEQSLPGLADIGLDIGITGSGRLYFIECNGRDQRYGFQKAGLGSVWKESYRRPMGYARYLYEEAARHNSY; encoded by the coding sequence ATGGGGCAAAAGCTCGTTGGGATACTGCTAAATGCCGCTGTGCACGGGGGCGTTCCCCGGTTAAAAACCGGACAGGAATCTCTGGCCAACTACGAGGAAGCCGCCGCCGCATACGGATTAACCCCTTGCTTTCTGAAGCTGTCCGGCATCGATACGAAGTCCGGCTTCAGCAGGGCTTATATAAAGGGTCCGCACGGCTACCGGAGTCAAATCATCCCGACGCCGGAGGTCATCCATAACCGGGCGATCTATGACCCGGGCAGCAGCGGCGTCCAGCGGCTGCTCCGGCAGGGGATTCAGGTATACAACATATGCAACCGCTACGGTAAGGATCAGATTCACGGCCTGCTGGAGCAAAACCAGGAACTGCAGACATTTCTGCCTGTCACCTCAGCCGGAATGTCCGGCCTGAAGGAAATGATGGACAGTTATCCGGATCTGATTCTCAAGCCTTGCCGGGGAAGTGTAGGAAACGGGGTTATGCGTCTTACACGGATCAGTGGTGCGGGACAATGGAAATGGAGTTATTCTCCCTCCGGCTCAAGACGCTGGTACAGTGTGCCTGTGAATCAGGGCGCCATTCCACGGGCACTCCGTGCCAGACTCTCTTCGGTGCCGTATCTCGTGCAGGAGCGGATACCGCTGGCTGAGATAAACGGCCGCCCCTTTGACCTGCGTATTACTGTACAGCGCGGATGGGGCGGAGACTGGCAGGTGACCGGCATGTTCGCCAAGCTGGCTGCACCGGGCGGCTTCGTGTCCAACATCGCCCGTGGAGGCGAAGCACTGAATTCATCCTTCGCTCTGGAGAAGGCTTTCCCGGGGGAAGCGGCAGCTCGGATCCGCATGTCTGTCCTCTCCCTCAGTCTTGCCATTGCCCGTGAGCTGGAACAGAGCCTTCCAGGCCTTGCTGATATCGGTCTGGACATCGGCATTACGGGCAGCGGACGCTTATATTTCATCGAATGCAACGGACGCGACCAGCGTTACGGCTTCCAGAAAGCCGGGCTCGGATCCGTCTGGAAAGAAAGCTACCGCCGGCCCATGGGCTATGCCAGATACCTGTATGAAGAGGCTGCACGGCATAACTCTTATTGA
- the asd gene encoding archaetidylserine decarboxylase (Phosphatidylserine decarboxylase is synthesized as a single chain precursor. Generation of the pyruvoyl active site from a Ser is coupled to cleavage of a Gly-Ser bond between the larger (beta) and smaller (alpha chains). It is an integral membrane protein.): protein MVKQLLRLMTELSSHRWLSRVMGAFSHSRLSRFMIPVFIRSYHIPAAEAEKTAGEYRTLNEFFSRRLKPGMRPVASGEQAVASPVDAMITAMGDINCGTIMNVKGQDYTLEDLLNHSPHLELYKKGYYFVLYLSPTDYHRIHSPLTGQLRESDYIRGRAYPVNDFGMRHMKSVLSRNERLITYIAGSYGETAVVKVGAMNVSSIRYTDENATEWQRGDDLAYFEFGSTVVLLLESGTFTPRPGLTVDTKVKMGELLGEMQRAT, encoded by the coding sequence ATGGTTAAACAATTGCTGCGGCTGATGACCGAGCTATCCTCACACAGATGGCTTTCCCGGGTAATGGGTGCTTTTTCCCATAGCAGACTCAGCCGCTTTATGATTCCGGTATTTATTCGTTCCTATCATATTCCTGCCGCTGAGGCGGAGAAGACTGCCGGAGAATACCGTACACTTAATGAATTCTTCAGCAGACGCCTGAAGCCGGGAATGCGGCCGGTCGCAAGCGGTGAACAGGCGGTGGCAAGTCCTGTGGACGCCATGATTACGGCAATGGGCGACATTAACTGCGGAACAATAATGAATGTGAAGGGTCAGGATTATACGCTGGAGGATTTGCTTAATCATTCGCCACACCTCGAATTGTATAAAAAAGGCTACTATTTCGTTCTTTACCTGAGCCCCACCGATTATCACCGGATACATTCCCCGTTAACCGGGCAGCTGCGGGAGAGCGATTATATCCGCGGCCGGGCTTATCCCGTGAATGATTTCGGCATGCGGCATATGAAGAGTGTCCTGAGCCGCAACGAACGGCTGATTACTTATATAGCCGGCAGCTATGGCGAAACCGCCGTGGTCAAGGTAGGCGCAATGAATGTGAGCAGTATCCGCTACACCGATGAGAACGCCACAGAATGGCAAAGAGGCGACGATCTGGCCTATTTCGAATTCGGTTCTACCGTAGTCCTGCTGCTGGAGAGCGGCACCTTCACACCGCGCCCCGGGCTTACCGTGGACACGAAGGTGAAGATGGGCGAGCTGCTGGGTGAGATGCAGCGCGCTACTTAG